One genomic segment of Komagataella phaffii GS115 chromosome 4, complete sequence includes these proteins:
- a CDS encoding Protein that recognizes and binds damaged DNA in an ATP-dependent manner (with Rad7p) codes for MDNINQLLGRLELEHLKKNGASVETKAEEKAVREEKPPPVKVYVASKLSPDHSYFKSVASSDAPWKKLNRSEEANQAVRIKPPSDLKAQTDRSVYSRHERWGQYDKRPAKSDKGESKTVEDKHSLAKEFLLALQKDHESDAKNPIHDEDRVVEGLNVTLLDHQVRGLRFFQKRESNTDAQRGGMLCDDMGLGKTIQMISLILANRPTKEFRKKSKNSPVTLVVCPLAVASQWCKEIQTKAPSLKTYIFHGSDKATEYKELLKFDVVVTTYNVVLWDLKKKSKAILTAGNWWRIILDEAHTIKNFNSMTAKSCIELKSSQKWCLTGTPIQNNLEEIRAYLLFLKMGKYADPNKWSQDIAKSIHRGHADEALDLLKQDFAPFFLRRSKAILQQSASGFKLPPKIIHSELVEFDPKEKILYSMMERRMRSVLLPEEDNELESQVSLKVDVSSISGYLGALVCLLRLRQICCHWNLIYEFKEEELESEYTPNALENSDKKVENSVEDLNDMMKELEVTEKKCLICRSQLWSDDVKYCSQCKSLSEQQTPPLERSAKSERLLEILKRDPARKTIIFSQFTKLLATLKPFLTKNGFKCVLYEGTMTRAMRDTTLKEFNENPETTVLLCSLKCGAIGLNLTIANRVVIYDPWWNPQVEDQAIDRVYRFGQTKEVDVYRLIIKDSVEENIVRLQEKKRQVAEAVVDIHGKKKVSLNRGLTRKELFQLFGVKFGQSY; via the coding sequence ATGGATAACATAAACCAACTCCTAGGCCGATTGGAATTGGAAcatctgaagaagaatggTGCTTCGGTTGAAACAAAGGCTGAGGAAAAAGCTGTGAGAGAGGAGAAACCACCACCCGTAAAGGTCTATGTGGCATCAAAACTATCGCCTGATCACAGCTATTTCAAATCTGTAGCATCAAGTGACGCTCCTTggaagaagctgaacaGGTCTGAAGAGGCTAACCAGGCAGTTAGAATCAAGCCTCCCTCTGATCTCAAAGCGCAAACCGACAGAAGTGTCTATAGTAGACACGAAAGGTGGGGTCAATACGATAAAAGACCTGCAAAGTCAGACAAAGGCGAATCAAAGACAGTGGAGGATAAACATTCTCTCGCCAAAGAATTTTTACTAGCACTCCAGAAAGACCACGAGTCTGATGCGAAAAATCCCATACACGATGAAGATAGAGTTGTGGAAGGCTTGAATGTGACACTACTGGATCATCAGGTGAGAGGATTAAGGtttttccagaaaagaGAGTCAAACACCGATGCCCAAAGAGGCGGAATGTTGTGTGACGATATGGGACTGGGAAAAACTATTCAAATGATTTCTCTAATTCTTGCAAATCGTCCCACGAAGGAATTTCGcaagaagagcaagaacTCCCCTGTTACACTAGTTGTTTGTCCACTTGCCGTGGCAAGCCAATGGTGTAAAGAAATACAAACAAAAGCTCCCTCACTAAAAACTTATATTTTCCATGGCTCAGATAAAGCCACAGAGTACAAAGAACTGCTAAAatttgatgttgttgtGACGACTTATAATGTCGTACTTTGggacttgaaaaagaaatcaaaggCCATCTTGACTGCAGGAAACTGGTGGAGAATTATCCTTGATGAAGCTCACACCATAAAAAACTTCAATTCTATGACTGCCAAATCATGCATCGAGCTGAAATCTAGTCAGAAATGGTGTCTAACCGGAACTCCGATACAGAATAATCTGGAAGAGATAAGGGCGTACCTCTTGTTTTTAAAGATGGGCAAGTACGCTGACCCAAACAAATGGAGTCAAGACATAGCAAAATCGATACATAGGGGACACGCCGATGAGGCCTTGGATTTATTGAAACAAGATTTTGCTCCTTTCTTTTTAAGAAGATCCAAAGCTATTCTCCAACAGTCCGCGTCTGGATTCAAATTGCCTCCGAAAATAATTCACTCCGAATTAGTCGAATTCGATCCTAAGGAGAAAATTCTATATAGCATGATGGAGAGAAGAATGAGGAGTGTCTTACTTCCTGAAGAGGACAATGAACTGGAAAGTCAAGTCTCCCTGAAAGTTGatgtttcttcaataagTGGTTATTTAGGTGCATTGGTATGTCTCCTGAGACTAAGACAAATATGTTGTCACTGGAACTTGATTTATGAATTCAAGGAGGAAGAATTAGAAAGCGAATACACCCCAAATGCTTTAGAAAATTCAGATAAGAAAGTTGAGAACTCGGTTGAAGACCTCAATGATATGATGAAGGAACTTGAGGTTACAGAAAAGAAGTGTCTGATATGCCGCTCTCAATTGTGGTCCGACGACGTGAAGTATTGTTCGCAATGCAAATCGTTAAGCGAACAGCAAACTCCCCCCCTTGAACGCAGTGCCAAAAGTGAGCGGCTTCTGGAAATATTAAAACGAGACCCGGCAAGAAAGACGATCATATTTTCACAATTCACCAAGTTGCTTGCAACTCTTAAGCCTTTCTTGACAAAAAATGGCTTCAAATGTGTTCTGTATGAGGGAACCATGACTCGAGCAATGCGTGACACAACATTAAAAGAATTCAACGAAAATCCAGAAACGACGGTCCTTTTGTGCTCTCTCAAATGCGGTGCTATTGGCTTGAACTTAACCATAGCTAATCGTGTTGTGATTTACGATCCATGGTGGAACCCTCAGGTTGAAGATCAAGCCATAGATAGGGTGTACCGCTTTGGTCAAACAAAAGAGGTTGACGTGTATCGTTTGATTATCAAGGACtctgttgaagaaaatattGTAAGgcttcaagagaaaaaacGACAAGTTGCGGAGGCTGTAGTGGATATTCATggcaaaaagaaagtttcGCTGAATAGAGGACTAACACGAAAAGAACTATTTCAGTTGTTTGGAGTGAAGTTTGGCCAATCCTATTGA
- a CDS encoding uncharacterized protein (Putative protein of unknown function, conserved in fungi), translated as MKPVVTPAKAWFCTVISAFGVVILGVIGTLFKHNHETVMGSINDPEDGAAVAKTVYGAALLYLAFFVFCGAQLFFISRQPSIQL; from the exons ATGAAGCCAGTAGTCACG CCCGCAAAAGCCTGGTTTTGTACCGTTATATCAGCATTTGGAGTTGTCATACTGGGGGTTATTGGAACACTTTTCAAACACAATCATGAGACTGTCATGGGATCCATAAATGATCCTGAAGATGGTGCAGC TGTTGCCAAAACTGTTTACGGAGCAGCATTGTTGTATTTAGCATTCTTTGTGTTTTGCGGAGCCCAATTGTTCTTTATAAGCAGACAACCATCAATTCAATTATAG
- a CDS encoding Guanine nucleotide exchange factor (GEF), with product MMKPYTLDTGYPVYGAKFITKRTLLTAGGGGEGNNGIPNKLSGFRIDFTKVKAVQKFRELTLSANEDCPMSLDAANNVILLGVNENTSSIKQGKNNHLRKFGYINHHLKYLDKQQLSNSRDNRDYQKFTHLSSDASVACIATSKVPTTIYVVDPQTLEKKFDLETGVDVKDMHISPDGKIVCYVCANSLHGYSTVTAKLLFKDDSFKNHTLMKVKFLDQHHLLIVGSQKQGISLIHYSLAKNSIVNSRVISKKLKGVTSLDTRNGVIALSGNDNSLLLIKVSNLKPIKQFNKIHKFSITSCCFNKTGDLLATVSAANTVSVMEIPKGLATKKSLPRKIFNYFILTVFMAILAIVLQWSIENGHLQHAWQKLLNGDVIDSSRYFKVESIPDEELSASLLESSYSGLSSETKSVTDAISASVPIIETTVDTTTTSNSVRRTIPEGYSTAKEFQPDKIKLYKSSLDSDPSADSTGSFTVSITETQSSSIKPQKSKKTKKLKKKTSSTATPGSSTALVETLIVSTSPQSVDTSLSVTSPVASSTAQDSYLTSSAHSALTTKGAKKLKKKRKIKTKTVKTTKTTETETETETIVQDDLADITISSDIVSDISSEVSNSETVVQEGLPTEVIESLLNKDPTVDEPIAEESAIIDLPLGKPVTEKLTLDTQEAIESSVDEPAIGIDIEDAIVADEKEEPLTADDAVLDGEEREIEDPDEIPSEVLTDVADSPEEYQDDININNSQEATSTHDSNVSEETAAPVEETQESVGTDDQAEPEKFDEEEKTENEHQYEKDDHSELAEETQESHDDQVDEVEEVLEEVKDFLGETKDVLEEAKFVLEEAQEGAEVSDKTELTEQDETEKFIESSDALRSSVGTVEATEQTTATSVDPNTEIDTKTTSEAVIESNTPVENEESTVEDREINSSIDEIAEKSISQEEIVSKLEDSSSENNEGEREEEEIEESEDEKAGDIEEEEEEYEDDDDEYENVGTEEEKDEEEVQGDHEEQEDEEEVDDEEEEDDDEDEEDEDEDEDEEGENINHDEL from the coding sequence ATGATGAAACCATACACCTTAGATACAGGTTACCCAGTGTATGGCGCAAAGTTCATAACGAAACGTACTCTCCTCACCGCTGGTGGTGGAGGTGAGGGAAACAACGGGATCCCCAATAAACTGAGTGGATTCAGGATTGACTTTACGAAAGTGAAAGCCGTGCAGAAGTTCAGAGAATTGACTTTGTCTGCCAATGAAGACTGCCCTATGAGTCTTGATGCAGCCAACAATGTCATTCTCCTCGGAGTCAATGAGAACACCTCATCCATTAAACAGGGAAAGAATAATCATCTGCGAAAGTTTGGTTATATTAACCACCATCTGAAATATCTGGACAAACAGCAATTGTCCAATAGCAGAGATAATAGAGATTACCAAAAGTTCACTCATTTGTCATCTGATGCTTCAGTTGCTTGTATTGCCACCTCAAAGGTTCCTACCACTATTTATGTGGTTGATCCTCAAACCCtggaaaagaaatttgaCTTGGAAACTGGGGTTGACGTTAAAGATATGCATATTTCACCTGATGGTAAAATTGTATGTTATGTTTGTGCTAACTCCCTTCATGGATATTCGACTGTGACTGCCAAGTTGCTTTTCAAGGACGATTCGTTCAAGAACCATACTCTGATGAAAGTGAAGTTTTTAGACCAGCATCATTTGCTGATTGTTGGCAGCCAAAAGCAAGGCATCAGCCTAATTCATTATTCACTAGCTAAAAATTCTATTGTCAATTCAAGAGtcatttccaagaaactCAAAGGTGTAACTTCCCTGGATACTAGGAATGGCGTCATTGCTTTAAGTGGAAACGACAACTCCCTGCTTCTTatcaaagtttccaacTTGAAACCCATTAAGCAGTTCAATAAGATCCACAAGTTTTCAATTACttcttgttgtttcaaCAAGACCGGAGACCTTTTGGCTACTGTATCTGCTGCCAACACCGTTAGTGTGATGGAAATACCCAAAGGATTGGCAACCAAGAAGTCACTACCCAGAAAAATATTTAACTACTTCATTTTGACTGTATTCATGGCAATTCTTGCTATTGTTTTACAATGGTCTATAGAGAATGGACATTTGCAACATGCCTGGCAGAAGCTTTTGAACGGGGATGTCATTGATTCCAGCAGATACTTTAAGGTAGAAAGCATTCctgatgaagaactttCTGCTAGTTTATTGGAATCTTCCTATTCTGGTCTCTCCTCCGAGACCAAGTCAGTAACTGATGCTATCTCCGCTTCGGTGCCAATTATTGAAACTACAGTAGACACCACTACTACTTCGAACTCGGTCCGTCGAACTATTCCTGAAGGATATTCTACTGCTAAGGAGTTCCAGCCTGATAAAATAAAGCTTTATAAGTCAAGTTTGGACTCTGATCCCTCAGCCGATTCAACTGGCTCTTTCACTGTTTCAATCACAGAGACTCAGAGTTCATCTATAAAGCCTCAAAAGTCTaagaagaccaagaagcttaagaagaaaacttcatcaactgCAACTCCAGGATCTTCTACTGCACTAGTTGAAACTTTAATTGTGTCCACTTCTCCTCAGTCTGTTGACACGTCACTCAGCGTAACTTCACCGGTGGCATCTTCTACTGCTCAAGACAGTTACTTGACTAGTAGTGCCCATTCCGCTTTGACTACAAAAGGagcaaaaaaattgaaaaagaagaggaagataaAGACAAAAACGGTaaaaacaacaaaaacTACCGAAACGGAGACGGAAACAGAAACAATAGTTCAAGATGACTTGGCCGATATCACAATATCTAGCGATATTGTTTCTGACATTTCCTCCGAAGTTAGTAATTCTGAAACGGTAGTACAAGAGGGTTTGCCAACGGAAGTTATCGAGTCACTTTTAAATAAAGACCCAACTGTGGATGAGCCTATAGCTGAAGAGTCTGCTATCATTGATTTACCCCTTGGGAAACCAGTGACGGAAAAACTGACTTTGGATACGCAAGAGGCCATCGAATCGTCAGTTGACGAACCAGCCATCGGAATTGACATCGAGGATGCTATAGTGGCCGACGAGAAGGAAGAACCTCTTACCGCTGATGATGCAGTACTCGATGgtgaagaaagagaaattgagGATCCTGATGAAATTCCCTCGGAAGTTCTTACGGATGTAGCTGACTCACCTGAGGAATATCAAGATGACATTAATATTAATAACAGCCAAGAAGCTACGAGCACACACGATTCAAACGTTTCAGAGGAAACAGCCGCGCCCGTCGAAGAAACCCAGGAAAGTGTGGGCACTGATGATCAGGCAGAACCTGAGAAGTTtgacgaggaagaaaagaccGAAAACGAACACCAGTACGAAAAGGATGACCACTCAGAATTGGCTGAAGAAACACAAGAATCTCACGATGACCAGGTTGATGAAGTAGAAGAGGTGCTTGAGGAAGTAAAAGACTTCCTAGGGGAGACTAAAGACGTTCTTGAGGAAGCCAAGTTTGTACTTGAAGAAGCTCAGGAAGGTGCTGAAGTGTCTGACAAAACCGAATTGACAGAGCAGGATGAGACGGAAAAGTTTATAGAGTCATCTGATGCGCTCAGAAGCTCCGTTGGGACTGTAGAGGCTACTGAGCAGACCACAGCTACATCTGTTGATCCAAACACTGAGATTGACACGAAAACGACTTCAGAAGCAGTTATTGAATCGAACACTCCAGTTGAAAACGAGGAGTCAACAGTCGAAGATCGTGAAATAAACTCGAGCATTGATGAAATAGCTGAAAAGTCCATCAGCCAAGAGGAGattgtttcaaagttggaagacTCGTCCTCAGAAAACAACGAGGGTGAGCgtgaggaagaagaaattgaagaatccgaagatgagaaagctggagacattgaagaagaagaagaagagtacgaggatgatgatgatgaataCGAAAACGTAGGcacagaggaagaaaaagacgaagaagaggtgCAAGGAGACCATGAAGAGCAGGAAGACGAGGAGGAGgtagatgatgaagaagaggaagatgatgatgaagacgaggaagacgaagatgaagacgaagatgaagagggAGAAAATATCAATCATGATGAACTTTAA